A region of the Chryseobacterium gotjawalense genome:
AGAAACCGTGGTATATTCTTCGCCTGTCGAAACATCGAAACTACACGCGATCTTGTAAAATGCTTTAGAAATTTCTTCGGCAGACATTTTATCGGTGCCCAAAAACTGAAGATACTGCGAGGCCAGCGGCTGTTTCAAATCGTTTAGAGAACCCAGTTTATAGCGGTATTTCAAACGGAAAATCTGATTGTCTTTATTGGGAACATACAATATTTCAGCTTTTCCTACTTTTGCTTTCTGAATATCTTTGTTATAATCTAAAAACACAGGCGCTGACGGAGAATTCGGCATATTTGCAACCTTTTTCACAAAATCAGACTGCAAATCCGCATTGGTTTCCACCGGTGTAATCTGTGGTTTTTCGATCTTAACGGTCTGAGTAGACTCGCCTTTTCTTTTCAAAATGGCGACATAATTTTCACCTAAATATTTGTTCGCAAAACCTACGATATCTGCTTTCGTAATCTTAGATAAATCATTCACATAAGCAACCTGATCTCTCCAGTTCAGTTCAGAAGTAAACGCATCCATCAAAGCACTAGCACGGTCGCCATATTTTTCTGATTCGTAGATTTTACCCTTTTTAATATTATTAATAATGGAAGTTATCAAACTGTCATCGAAGTTTCCTTTTTTCAGATTATCGATTTCACCCAAAACCAGAGTTTTCACTTCTTCCAGACTTTGTCCGTTGGTTGGTGCCGCATTCAGATATAGAATTCCGTAATCGATCAATGTAAATGTAGAAGCTGAAGCGCGCAACAGTTTCTGTTTTTTCACCAAGTTAAGATCCAATAAACCTGCTTTTCCGTTGGTTAAAATTTGCCCAACCAAATCGGCGATCAAAACATCTTTGTCTTTATTTCCCGGCAATCTGAAACCAATGGTTAAATTTTCGGCATCCGGACCGGTAATTTCTTTGACGATTGGTTTCGCAATCGGCGTTTCCGGAATGAAAGTGTATTTTGGAACTTCCTTAAATTTCATATTTGAAAAAGCTTTATCCACTTTCGCAATTACTTCATCTGGATTAAAATCTCCGGATAAAATCACACCCATATTATTGGGTACATAATAATTGTTGAAATATTTCCTGATTTCTACCAATGAAGGGTTTTTCAAATCTTCTACAGTCCCAATCGTGGTTTGCTGTCCGTAATTGTGATTTTTGAATAATTCAGAAAAAAGAGTTTCGAAAACTTTACTGCCATCGCTGTCTAAACTTCTGTTTTTCTCTTCATAAACCGCTTCCAATTCGGTATGGAAAATTCTTAAAACAGGATTTCGGAATCTCTCGCCCTGAACCGCCAGATATTTATCCAGAGAACTGCTCGGAACGTCATCGGTATATACGGTTTGTTCGAAACTCGTAAACGCGTTTGTTCCCTGCGCTCCCATGGAAGTCATCATTTTATCGTATTCATTCGCGATCGCAAATTTACTCGCAACACCGGAAACGGAATCGATTTTCTTATAGATTGCTTTTCTTTGATCCGCATCTTTGGTTTTGTTATATTGCTCATACAGCGCATCAATTTTATCCAACTGCGGTTTTTCTTTTGCCCAGTCCAGAGAACCGTATTTGTCAGTTCCTTTGAAAAGCATGTGTTCCAGATAATGCGCTAAACCGGTATTGGTTCGCGGATCGGTTTTACTTCCGGCTTTCACGGCAACGTACGCCTGAATTCGCGGATCTTTTTTTGTTGGACTTAAAAC
Encoded here:
- a CDS encoding M16 family metallopeptidase encodes the protein MFKKFTLVLAALLISMQIFAQNQFQWKEASGNGYTYKYVTNDPMNARFYTLKNGLTVVLSPTKKDPRIQAYVAVKAGSKTDPRTNTGLAHYLEHMLFKGTDKYGSLDWAKEKPQLDKIDALYEQYNKTKDADQRKAIYKKIDSVSGVASKFAIANEYDKMMTSMGAQGTNAFTSFEQTVYTDDVPSSSLDKYLAVQGERFRNPVLRIFHTELEAVYEEKNRSLDSDGSKVFETLFSELFKNHNYGQQTTIGTVEDLKNPSLVEIRKYFNNYYVPNNMGVILSGDFNPDEVIAKVDKAFSNMKFKEVPKYTFIPETPIAKPIVKEITGPDAENLTIGFRLPGNKDKDVLIADLVGQILTNGKAGLLDLNLVKKQKLLRASASTFTLIDYGILYLNAAPTNGQSLEEVKTLVLGEIDNLKKGNFDDSLITSIINNIKKGKIYESEKYGDRASALMDAFTSELNWRDQVAYVNDLSKITKADIVGFANKYLGENYVAILKRKGESTQTVKIEKPQITPVETNADLQSDFVKKVANMPNSPSAPVFLDYNKDIQKAKVGKAEILYVPNKDNQIFRLKYRYKLGSLNDLKQPLASQYLQFLGTDKMSAEEISKAFYKIACSFDVSTGEEYTTVSIEGLQENFDQAVKLYEDLIQNVKADDAALKGLKERIAKSRKDVKANKGAILQGLTSYAIYGKDNKFNNVLSDSDLASVTSAELVNRIKNLNNYEQTVIYYGPVSIKDLENKLKTAHQIPAKFAVASPAKVFNQTAQTKNQVLFTDYEMVQAETRWIRNTENFDSNKNTIIKVFNNYFGGGMGSIVFQTIRESKALAYSTYGVYVQPQKKDQEYYMMSYVGSQADKFNDATTAMNELLTTMPNLPVNLDLARIQVRKDIQTERITEDKIIFNYLAAQQLGLTEDPRKKIYDSVDKINMQDLKNFHQTHFSGKPYTYAIVASEKKVPLKDMEKLGEVKKISLEDLFGY